The Buteo buteo chromosome Z, bButBut1.hap1.1, whole genome shotgun sequence region ATCTGTCCCCCATGTTGGCAGACAGCATCTAGGGCTACAACGGGAACAGCCAGTTACTCCATTAGTTTCTTTACTCAGTAGCCTCAGTAGAATTGAAACCAGGAGGGGATCCATGCAGCTCTGCGTGGCGGAGTGTGGAGGGAAGAGtcaagaaacatttaaaacaattcCAGCTATGAATGCCTCAGAAATGACGTACCAAAAACTCCTTCATGAGTGTCAGAGTTATTAAAATAAGAGTTTCAGGTGCCCCAGGGTGTTCTGCTCTTTTAGAAAGGTTCTGGCCGTGCCATCTTCACGGTACACTGTATTGTTTCTTAATAGGTAAAAAATTAGGAAGTTTCACAGTACTCTTGAGTTGAGACTTTTGGttcttcttttgtgtttttcagtgGGAAGGTGAATCTGAGAGACAAAGCAGCAAGCCATCCAGTCATTGCAATGCCTGTTTTAGTCTCTGGAGCATCTTAAGTTAGCTGCAGTGGGACTGGGCTTAGTCACAGCTAGGTTAACCGCCTAAGTATTTAGCTTCTCACAGAGGTTTGCCAACCAGTCCTGGCTTCTGTCCTGCTGTAACTAAACCCCTAATAGTAGTTTAATTAAAGCAGAGGTCTTTTGTGCATAGGGGTTGATCTCTATAAGGATCACGCAAAGTCAGGGTAACTGGAAGATGGACATGTTCTATACTGagaaactactgaaaaaaagcGACTGTCTTAAGAGGCAAGATGGCATAAAAATACTGTCTAAACCTCAGTGATGGAAAGATGAGTTCCTGTTCTCCATTTCAAAAAACATAGTATACAGCATAGTATACAGTGTAATACTTATTTGATAGGTTTGAAGCCAGTGAAGAACACCTTTTCACACAGCCTCTGATAACTCTATTACAGACAACTTTTGAAGCCAGTAATTTGTTCATTACTTAGAATGCAACAATTTGCATTCTGAGTAATGAACTAGGATTGATAGAAGAAATAAAGGTGCAAGACGTTTCTCCATGAGGTGTACCATTCTTTGAGATTGCAGCACCGTGCAGAATTCTATCTGTGCTCCAAGTCTGCTGGCCTGTCCTGAAGTAAAAATCTGTCCATGAACGTAAGTCACTGGGGGCCAAACTGCTAGAGTAACCTGTGCAAGAGAGATTGGTTTGCACCTGCAGAATCTGTTGGGTAGACTGAGGCAGTCGTGAGCCCATGTGGGAGACACCCCCCTATCAAGTCACACTATGTAAATATGTGGCTAGGTTTGACTCCTGGCCTTCAGGACTAGTTTGCCATTTCTACTTGATACTGGATTGTAATTTTAATCTTGAACACTGGGCTGTGGATAGagtagaaagagaaatattctTCTGGCATGTGAAAGTACATAAATAGGAAACACAAGTATATCtcagaaagctattttttttttaataatggctGTGGTTTTTTAATAATGCAGTATTTCTTGGGAATATGTCTCCAGATGGGAAGGTAAGGGGTTTTCATGTATGTTTTTAAGTCTTGAAGCTGATTGAGGCATGCTTGAATTGCATTCCTTGAAACTAATAGGATGACTCATGGGAACATGGAATAAGAAAAGTGAATGGATTTCCAAGATTGAAACTGCATGACTACGGGAGATGCAATATGTCCTATTCTTAgcaaagatgctgaaaaaaaggaaaagtgagcAATTCACACACAATCTCTACAGGAATACTTGTTTAACTTTTGCAACCCGTTGCTTGAAGTGTAAGATCTTTTTGTCTCATGCAAATCTAAGCCACACACAGCCTCAGCAGAAAAGCACCACTGCTTAAAAAAGTCTACTGTGATAATTTCACTCATCAGCATGATAATGCTTTATGGGTTTAAGAAATGAGGTCAGTTCACACACAGTAGCAAAGAGTGCAACAAGGATGCCAGTTGTAGGTGCTTATTATGAATGCAGATGGTTTCTtctttaaattccttttcagGGCAGTAATGCTAGTTTTTAACATCTCATATTTGAGTGTAATTCAGTAAGAGTAGCAGTGCCTTGCTCACTGGTATTTGTTGAGTCTCATGGTTTCTTTTGATATAGaagttataaatatttttaaaagaaatataagcaTGGGAAAGAATGTATGCTATAAATACCTTGCAGCatataaagaaatgtttgttgAGCTCAGCAGGGACATATTGTTAGCAGTAATCAGGAGCTGACTAAGCCCAGAAGTAGCTTGTCTCTGAAACAAAGATGGCAAGtgtttggtggctttttttttatgggaCTGAACtacttttccaaaatatttgcattcattCATGTAATGTCaagatgaaaaaatacttaCAGATGCCTCTTAATAACTACTGAAGCCCTAGAAAGCAGTCTGGACTTtggaatgatttaaaaaatgaagcaggggggagagggcagggagaggcaagATAATCAGATGCTGACTTACATTTTAACACTGGGGGTAGCAGCCAGCAgatcaggagagaaaaaagagtgTAAGTTATCCCTAACATTTGCTAGAATGACATCCTATAAATTATTATGGAGTGAAGGATGTAGGCTGCACTTGACTCTTCAACCCGGCTCCAACATGACCTCAAATAATTTGCATGAGTACAGTGCATCTCATTACCTTCTTTAGTGTCTTGCTTCACAGTGGCAGCTAGGTTTAATTTACTAACTGTATGTATAGTGCCTGCACTTTGTTTGAGGAAATAGCATAAATAACAACAAACTACTGTGATCATCTGCATCTGTAACTGTGTAAATTGAACAAGGGAGTAGACTTGTTATTATGAGACTTGCACTTTTCATGTCTGTAAAGCAGAACCCTGAATGCAAAAGTAACAGGAACATATGTGACACTTGCAGGGCTTGCTGAGGGATATTCACTCCATAAGCCAGTGAAAGAAGCGGAAGGAATAAATCACAACTAGGGCACTCTAATCAGTGACTAACAGAATGCTGTTCCACTATGGCCTCCGACCAGGAAAACCTGTACTGacctctttcctctttccagccAGGAATTCGACATTTCTGAGGACACAGAACAACTATGAGAATTAAACATCTTTCCCCACCACACCCCCCCGCCATGGTACAAGGAAAATACATGCAGTATCTTTACTTTGATACccgtatatatatatatatatatatatctcaggATATATATAAGACACTAAAAAGGAATTCCTTCTTATCTCAGGATTTTTCAATTTGTGATCATTAAACAACCctgaaaatgggatttttataTAGTTGATTAAAGGAGTTgcacaagaaaatgaagagaagaaatatacCAAGAACTACAGACTTACCAGTGATGGTTGGAAGATAGTACTGAAATTGGAGAGTGGCTCTAAAAGACAGTTGGACTTTGCCATCTCCCATCAGAAGATCTCATGTCATGGAGGCGAGAAGAGGGTGTTAGAAACTGGTACCAAAGGCAAAGCAGGAAAACTAGAACAGGGAAAAGAACTGGCTTAAATACTACAGTAGTAAGGTACtcttaaaatagattttagGTAGACAAGAGATGTGCAAGAGGAGTGGGTGTagtaacacagaaaagaaaaaaagagcgAATTACTAGATTTCTTCAAACATACACCCATCATGCCAAATTCAGCTACTTTTCTCCCTGAATTTTCTGgcatctgaaataaatgttgATATTCTGGCTTCCCCCATTTAATATTGCATCTCTCCCTAATGACATCTAAACACATCTTCCTGCTTTTgttcttcattctttctcttctgttaagATATTTGTGACAGATTTCCACCTCTTTCAGGTGAAAAACATTCTGACAGAACATAATACATACGTATGGGTAAATAGTgactttggggttttgtggaTATTAAGATTTACAATTCCTTAACGTCAGCTTTGACTTCAGATTTGCTTAGGATCTCTGTGCTTCTTAGGACAGTTAATCTTCATTATTTACCACAGGACTCAGTATTAAAGCACATATTATTTAATTCTATAGTTGTATTACTTTCACGCACATACACTGATTTTGTGTGACAATTATTCTTCTGAAATCAGGAAAATATGTTGTAACTTCcaacttcctttaaaaaaaaagagttaggTAGAAAAGGGTTACATGTATTTGCTATGCCAAAGTGGAATGTCAATGCAGTACTGTatgcagaaatttaaattaaCATCATTGCTGGGATATAGCTACATTATTTCTGGTGTGCTTTTAAGCTTTGAATTTAGTTCGATCATCTGATGCTTCAGCAAACGCTCTGAACTCATCAAGTGGCTGATGGATGTGTTTGTAAAGGCTTGGATGGTCACTTTATACGCAACAATAAACCCACCATTGTACTTAATGAGGTCAGtgaagcaacaagaaaaaagatatataaTTCTGTAGCATGGGTCTGTAAACATGGTATTTCCTAGGCTTTTTAAGTTGAATGAAGCAGGCATTCAGCTGCTGAATATTCTTGTTAAACAGTCTCAgcatggattttaaaaatataaagttgCTGATACCATGGTCTCCTTGGAGAGTCCGTGGCTCTTATTCTCTTGAAAAATCTGCATCTTTTATGTGTTAATGGTTTTGAAATCAGCCATTTGCTTAATTTTCATTGTAAATGGGGTCCAGAGTCTGATTTCCTTCCCCATTCTCTGAACACTATATCCCCTGTAAGCTGTCTTATCAGCCTCCAGTTCACTCTCTTGGATATACATGGTctgaaaatagctgaaataatcctgtaaaacaaacactttGCCAAGCATTTTCCTATTTTAGATGCCTTTCTAAGAATGTAAGTCCCTACGTGAAAACTTGCATGGTACAAGTGGTCCAGCACCCCCATCACATCCTCATGTGCTACAAAGTCTTACTGCCAAAGACAACATTCAGGAGACATCGGAAAGTTAGCACTGCCATTTGCTCAAATCCAATGAGATCAAATTacaagatttcttttaaaacacagagaaatacctctttttaaaagagtgggttaatgtttaatttttaaagactatgttttctgctgcagtgctgaTACTACACAAGTAACAGTGGTGTCTGATGCACAACGGGTTTTTTGAGGATTGAATGCAGTGCAGACAAACATGCCCGATTTCAACATGTGAATATCATAGTAGTAACCCATAACATTTACACGTGATGATATAGAGAAtgaactgctaattgcttaatgattgtctctctgtaactttacataccaaagactggtgtttgtcaaggattaagcctgtcagagactggtacttgggagtgatgagcaagaaggaaccatgaaccatcacaaaacttaattaaatgtttgatgaatTTACGATCTTGTCGAGAAGGCACAAGTAGAGgccttgcttgaatagatagggccagaaaagataagaactcctgcctttgttctcgtccttgtagataattagcttaaactaaccatatggtTCTACATCACTAATGaaaacttagataataagagcactaacagacactgatgtatcaaaacaagtaaaagaccatactgcgcagaatcacctgaggagggtcaaacagcggacaagtgaggaagactatggaagaccaccagaggactcctgaagaccaccagagaccttcaatgcgcctgcgtaaaggacatttgcatatgctaatagtttcccgGAAAACTAATTAATACGTATAACATTTCTCggaaatctagtgaatatgtatgtagaacatgtacttaacctgcacaattagacCTGATGGTGTGCACAataggtggagtgatcccccgtgcatccagcgctgccaATAAAGAATACCTACTTAATAGTTAATCAAGCTATtgagttaatttctttgaatCAGTGACTGTAGCCAAGTGTCTCAAGGCATGCTAGGAAGTCTTTCCCCCCTTTTGCAGAGGGATTAACCCACCCCATACATATGCAGTTGGTGACCGACCTGGAGAGCAAACCTGCAGGCGCACAGCCTGGTGTTCTGCCTGCTGAACCACGCAGCCTTTGCTCACCGATAAGCACACCCAGCAAGGAGCATCGTACGAAGGTATCACAAATTTACTTTCCCAGGCTCTTTGTTACCAGCATAACCCTTGCTTTCCAATTACCACACTTGAAAGCATCATACAAAATACACTCTAAGTGATgggtgaaaaagcaaagcagagaagacAGACACAGGCACGCTGTGATTTCTGCCTCACCTTGTTGCATAAAATATTGCTGCACTCAGGCCGTTATTAAGCAGGTCTGTCTGACAAAAGCCCTGTACAGGATTATTTGCCAGGTCCATGCTCTGCCACGGGTTGGTGATGGAAGGCACTTAGCAGCAGTGGAGTGTTTTCCCAGGGGATTTGGAGCTGACCAGCCACTTTCTCCTCCAATATATAACTTTCCCATTGGTGGGCAGAGGCAGGACTTTAAGTTTAAAAGTTCACAAGGTAAAGATTGTATATTCCTTTGCAGCATTTGTGGGGGGAGAGACAAAAAGGTTCAGTCTCTCCTTTTATCACTCGCGACTTTAGGagtctgcagaggaaaaaaagcggCGCAGAGCCCTGGCTTGCCGTTTCTGAGACGTACAGACTGTTTTTCTGTGACACGTAATGTTATAAGCTTCCTCTCCCTGCTGAGCACGTTTtggagggctggggcagggagcgggggATGTTTTTTCTCACGCCTGGTACTGCTCGGTGCGGCAGActtgcaggcagggagagacgtgccccttccccccatcccaccgccctgtcctccctcctccctAGATGGGGACCCGCCGCCCACCACCATGAGGACCAGCCACCACAGTCACCTGCCGGGAGTCCCGCCGGAGCGCCcgccagcacccagcagcaaGACCCTGCCCGGTGGCAGCGGCAGCGGTGGCCCAGCCGGCAGCTGCCCGCAGTATGTCATGCAGGTGTCAGCCAAAGATGGGCAGCTGCTCTCCTCCGTCGTGCGGACGCTCGCCACGCAGAGGTACGTGGGGGGTGGCAGGATGGGACAGGACGGGATGGGACCCTTCCCTGCGTGGGCTCGAGTGcaccctccccagctgccaccCGCAAGCCCTGCGGGCGCTTGAAGGGAAGATGTGGTGGTGTGCTTTGTGAAGGCTTACCACAGTGCACTTGTAATTAAGCCCTGGTCCTAACTTTATAATGACTATGCTACACATGTAATTAAGCCCTCACCATTTATACTCTGTGAAGAAGGGGGAAGCAAGCTGTctagggatgctgctgctgctcgaGTGCGCCAGCTGCAATAATTTGCCCTGATACGTAGAGGGAGGCTTTGGCAGGCACTGTCTGGCACGGGATGCCGTGTTTAGTCTGCGTGCTGCCACCAGCACTTCTGCAGCATGTTTCCTTCACGCTTCCCAAGCCAGCGTGCTGAGCGGCCAGACAAGCTATTTCTAGCAGAGGTGCACACACAAGTGTTGCTGCTTCAGTCGTTGTTCAAGTGATTGAGAGTGCCTCTTTCTACGGTTGGTTTAGAATGGCAGATTAGTagtgaaatatatatttaaactaTACCCTTTGAAACACTACCCTGCTTTTGGTTGGCTTTGTTTTCGTTAGAAGCAAGAAAGAGGATGCTTAAGGGTTTGGCCATATCCAGACTTGGTACTTGGTCAAAATTAAGTTCCACTTCTCTAGTGTGAAGCTGGAAAGACTGCATGGGTCTTGAAGTAGCCCTGGATTTTCACAGAACAGCAAACGTAATCCAATCCACTGCATTCATGTCAAGAGTGAAATTACTAACTGCTGCTGTATGTGAGATGTGTAAGCCTGAAAGGGCCTTTCCCCCTTTACTCGTAGCAACTTTTTTAAACCTTGTGCGTTTTGCACAGCTCAGATGTGTGTGTAGAGCATCAAGCACAACTTCATACTGTTTTACCAGACAGATTGAAAGGAGCGGGCTGGCTTCTTTACACTTTCCTGCTGTTAAACTTGAGTGAGGTTTACCCAGGGCAGCCTGCAAAGACCCAGAAGAGGGACAGAGGGAACAGCTATGTGCCACTGTACACTATCTGCTAACGAGCTTTTGTCAGTGGCAGTCTCAAAACTTGCTTTTCTGAGGAGATCACCTGAGGTGGCACCTATGATAGGGAGAGTTTTTGTTTCCAAGACCTCAGCTAAGAGATTGACCTTCTCAGCTTTGGCATTTGGGGGGGCTGAGTTGAAGATGCAGTCAAGTGGATCCATGGTTCAGCAGCACAGGTGCTTGCAgcctgcttctgctttcctcctgctgcGCTAAGCCTGAGCACCCCTGGAAGCCACACAACTGCCTTTCTCTTCCCCGAGAGATtcctctgtaaaacagaaaatcttgATGGTTAATATCAGAGCCTTTAGGTTTTCACTGGTGGGAGGAGCACCTGTCCCCCTTTGCACATTAGCACCCCGGCACCAGCAAGGTGGGTGCTTTGGAGAAGGCACTGCAGGAGAAATAACCACAGGCAGCAATATGGGAGGGATGTGTTTGGCAGAGTCCTTCTTTTCAGTGCCATTAATATCACTCCTCCAGCTGCTCATGGGGTGTTGTCCCAAAGAGAGGGGAATCCTCCCCAGGGACGGAGCTTCCAGCCTGCACACACCTGCCTCTTCACACAACTACAGGGCAAGGTGCTGTTGTTTCAGGTCCAGTAGTCCTTTGCTGATGATCACTGAAAACAGGTTACCCTGTAGGCCAGAGCATCATCACTAGTGTAAGAGATGCTACCCTGTAGGTCAAAAGCATAAGAGGTGCCCAGCTGAGGCAGGTTTAAAACTTCCCTGATGCATTTAGAGATTTCTTGAAGTGGCTGCTCCACTGCACTGTGAAGAAGTGGGAAATACAAAGGTCCAGAAGCACTTGGTTGTTTGTCTCTCATCTGCCACTCTGATGTGTTTTTCATTctccacttttttccccctacagaagaggtattttaaaacaagaatacCAAAGTGCCTGCAGCCATTAGCCCAGCAGCTTGGTACTAGCTTGTACTAGTTACAGAGCAAAGTACGCCAGCTGCAAATGTCTCCCACATTGTTAATTTGTGACatacagagagacagagaggctAGATCACAGCCCTGTATCCTGACCAGcaattttctctcctcctccagcagccccttcAATGACCGTCCGATATGCAGGATCTGCCACGAGGGCAGCAGCCAGGAAGACCTGCTTTCCCCCTGCGAATGTACAGGGACCCTGGGGACTATTCACCGCAGCTGCCTGGAGCACTGGCTGTCGTCTTCAAACACCAGCTACTGTGAACTCTGCCACTTCAGGTTTGCAGTGGAGCGCAAACCCAGGCCATTGGTGGAGGTCAGTACATGGGGCACGTCCCCAAAAGCTTAGCATTAATGAGCAAATgatgtttgttttaatgtagGCATCACAAAGCCTTTGCAGCTCTGCCAAAGCAAGCTGTCAGTTTTGGGCTTGGCAAGATGAGGGCAGAAGCTCAGGGAAAGGGCAGGAGTAAGAAAACCCTTATTTtgaaccaaatcaaaacaagaagaAGAATGGGATCGATGGGTTTGCTTCACTGTAAATGTGAGTGAAGATTTGGGGAACAGTGTGCAGTGAATTCCTAGTATACCAGCCAGCTTGGAGAGGATGGAAGAGAAGTAACAGTTTCTGCGGAATGTGAGACAAGCGTGGGTATTCAGCATATTAAATATAGgtcaagaatattttcttttcttgcttttgagaGAGAGGTGACAAACAGAGGAGCCTTAGAAACCTAGTTTTCATGTCAAGCCCACAAGAAGGAATTGTTCTTGTTCAGTGTCTGGCATG contains the following coding sequences:
- the MARCHF3 gene encoding E3 ubiquitin-protein ligase MARCHF3 isoform X1: MRTSHHSHLPGVPPERPPAPSSKTLPGGSGSGGPAGSCPQYVMQVSAKDGQLLSSVVRTLATQSSPFNDRPICRICHEGSSQEDLLSPCECTGTLGTIHRSCLEHWLSSSNTSYCELCHFRFAVERKPRPLVEWLRNPGPQHEKRTLFGDMVCFLFITPLATISGWLCLRGAVDHLHFSSRLEAVGLIALTVALFTIYLFWTLVSFRYHCRLYNEWRQTNQRVMLLTPKSANILSNQQSLLGLQSLKRNSKETIV
- the MARCHF3 gene encoding E3 ubiquitin-protein ligase MARCHF3 isoform X2 — protein: MRTSHHSHLPGVPPERPPAPSSKTLPGGSGSGGPAGSCPQYVMQVSAKDGQLLSSVVRTLATQSPFNDRPICRICHEGSSQEDLLSPCECTGTLGTIHRSCLEHWLSSSNTSYCELCHFRFAVERKPRPLVEWLRNPGPQHEKRTLFGDMVCFLFITPLATISGWLCLRGAVDHLHFSSRLEAVGLIALTVALFTIYLFWTLVSFRYHCRLYNEWRQTNQRVMLLTPKSANILSNQQSLLGLQSLKRNSKETIV